In Novipirellula caenicola, a single genomic region encodes these proteins:
- a CDS encoding glycosyltransferase encodes MISFTQFAILLGSTLVVWSLVHFAVAWFFEAQIVRKRLATSDDTPDCSFAPKASVLMSLRGCDPRLMLNLRGLLGQAYHDFEIIVVIDSRQDPAWQVAQEVKSTDDTADRLKIFELQEPSSTCSLKCSSLVQAAQQIRSDGEVVVLVDADVVPYPNWLRDAVRPLVIPQIGVVTGNQWYAPESTDTGGIDTGSLLRSIWNSGAIAATAINANPWAGTCAMRLADLKRSGLIEKWTTSVVDDGPIKPAFDRLGLQVYFAPQLIMVNRDQCTQAFAGRYVTRMLTWSRIYEKTFLNTVVHAVALVTLLASSMTVFAIALLSGNAIAASSMGLSMLISNLVMFAGFRSTERAVRHAIRCRSDEPPMAPMGLATSLRVFWLIPICQVAHVYWTIKAIFARQAEWRNITYRLHPQQRVEMVAYQPFVADATICMAPQRSI; translated from the coding sequence ATGATCTCCTTTACCCAATTCGCGATACTGCTCGGATCGACGCTTGTCGTCTGGTCGCTGGTGCACTTTGCCGTGGCTTGGTTCTTCGAAGCCCAAATCGTTCGCAAACGGTTGGCGACATCTGATGATACACCGGATTGCAGCTTCGCTCCCAAAGCTTCGGTGCTGATGTCGCTGCGGGGGTGTGACCCAAGGCTAATGTTGAATCTGCGAGGTTTGCTCGGCCAAGCCTACCATGACTTTGAGATCATCGTGGTGATCGACAGCCGCCAAGATCCAGCTTGGCAAGTGGCACAGGAGGTCAAATCGACCGACGACACTGCCGACCGCTTGAAAATCTTTGAGTTGCAGGAGCCCTCGTCGACTTGCAGTCTAAAATGCAGTTCCTTAGTGCAGGCGGCACAGCAAATCCGCAGCGATGGTGAAGTGGTGGTGCTGGTCGACGCCGACGTCGTTCCTTACCCGAATTGGCTGCGTGATGCAGTGCGACCACTCGTGATTCCCCAAATCGGCGTCGTGACAGGAAACCAGTGGTACGCTCCTGAAAGCACGGATACGGGGGGCATCGACACCGGTTCGCTGCTACGCAGCATCTGGAATTCGGGGGCGATTGCAGCGACGGCGATCAATGCCAACCCATGGGCGGGTACGTGTGCGATGCGGCTTGCGGATTTGAAGCGATCCGGGCTGATCGAAAAATGGACGACCTCGGTCGTCGATGATGGACCGATCAAACCGGCATTTGATCGACTCGGACTACAAGTCTACTTTGCCCCCCAATTGATCATGGTAAACCGAGATCAATGCACGCAGGCCTTCGCCGGGCGATATGTGACGCGGATGTTAACATGGTCTCGGATCTATGAGAAAACGTTCCTCAACACGGTGGTGCACGCGGTGGCGTTGGTGACGTTATTGGCAAGTTCGATGACCGTCTTCGCAATCGCCTTGTTGAGCGGAAACGCCATTGCAGCATCGTCGATGGGATTGTCGATGCTGATTTCCAATCTTGTCATGTTCGCCGGCTTCCGATCCACCGAGCGTGCGGTCCGTCACGCGATTCGCTGCCGCAGCGATGAGCCCCCAATGGCACCGATGGGATTGGCAACGTCGTTGCGAGTCTTTTGGTTGATTCCGATCTGCCAAGTGGCTCACGTCTACTGGACGATCAAAGCAATTTTCGCACGCCAAGCAGAGTGGCGAAATATCACCTACCGATTGCATCCACAACAGCGAGTCGAAATGGTGGCCTACCAACCTTTTGTCGCCGACGCGACCATCTGCATGGCACCCCAGCGGTCGATTTAA
- a CDS encoding ABC transporter permease, whose product MIELGDICKTYQVGDVPLPVLKGITLDIEAGEYVALMGTSGSGKTTLMNLLGSLDRTTAGIYKFADLDVSSLSGSELAVFRNRHVGFVFQNFNLLPRTSALDNVLLPTLYATDDRTQAERVEYAKKLLSIVGLAGRMDHAPNQLSGGERQRVAIARALINRPQLLLADEPTGNLDSKTEQEILELFRKLNLEHRITLVVVTHDAEVAKSADRVVHMKDGIIASDQANASAYPRIDTKPTSTSEAVSLDNHAAGQVLASTINAIGVSLSSLRTNALRTVLTMLGVIIGVASVVNVMELSSGSSRAIKDTVASMGANMLNVSSTYTPSSGRRRRYVPLTPDDVALLQEQCPAVRLTAPIVHGQAQLVYGNRRCRPTFVLGSSPDYLRGRNWSEMDMGQLFSDDAVFDAEKVCVIGQTVASDLFDDEYPIGKEIRANGVSLRVVGVLQAKGGDVIGNDQDDIMLAPWTTFKYRINSRSNSISRMATFEDQMPKMQFASVKRSTRNEHLSQIYVQALTPEHVPEAREQIRQVLSRRHDVDPDVFQIQDITEVSRVTKQVVSGLSALGLIIAGVSLLVGGVGIMNIMLVSVTERTREIGLRMAVGANRNAILRQFLIEATVLCLIGGLFGIALGHASSTIIGWMMGWPNEMSFWAPIVAVGVAASVGIVFGYYPARKASMLDPIDALRYE is encoded by the coding sequence TTGATCGAGCTAGGCGATATTTGCAAGACGTACCAAGTCGGTGACGTTCCGTTGCCGGTGCTCAAAGGCATCACGCTTGATATAGAAGCGGGTGAGTACGTTGCGCTAATGGGCACGTCAGGGTCGGGCAAGACCACGCTGATGAATCTACTCGGCAGCTTGGATCGCACCACGGCGGGCATCTACAAGTTCGCCGATCTCGATGTATCCAGTCTGTCCGGTAGCGAGTTGGCGGTCTTTCGCAACCGTCACGTCGGCTTCGTTTTTCAAAACTTCAACCTATTGCCACGCACCTCGGCGCTGGACAATGTGCTGCTTCCGACGCTTTACGCGACCGATGATCGTACCCAGGCCGAACGAGTCGAATACGCCAAGAAATTGCTCAGCATCGTTGGTTTGGCCGGACGGATGGACCATGCGCCCAACCAATTATCGGGTGGTGAACGTCAACGGGTTGCCATTGCTCGAGCATTGATCAATCGTCCTCAACTGTTGCTGGCGGATGAACCGACTGGCAATCTGGATTCGAAAACCGAGCAAGAAATCCTCGAGCTGTTTCGCAAGCTGAATCTCGAGCACCGGATCACGTTGGTGGTCGTCACACATGATGCCGAGGTGGCGAAAAGTGCCGATCGCGTGGTCCACATGAAGGACGGCATCATTGCCAGCGATCAAGCCAACGCGTCGGCATATCCGCGAATCGATACGAAGCCGACGTCCACCTCCGAAGCGGTTTCGCTGGACAATCATGCCGCCGGACAAGTGCTCGCATCCACGATCAATGCAATAGGCGTGTCGCTTTCGTCGCTGCGCACCAATGCGCTGCGTACCGTGTTGACGATGTTAGGCGTGATCATCGGAGTCGCGTCGGTTGTCAACGTGATGGAACTGAGCAGCGGTTCGTCGCGGGCGATCAAAGATACCGTCGCTAGTATGGGGGCGAACATGTTAAACGTTTCGTCCACTTACACGCCTAGTTCAGGCCGCCGTCGTCGCTATGTGCCGCTGACCCCCGACGATGTCGCGCTGTTGCAAGAACAATGTCCCGCCGTTCGGTTGACGGCGCCGATTGTTCATGGGCAAGCTCAGTTGGTGTACGGCAACCGTCGTTGCCGGCCCACGTTTGTACTGGGCAGCTCGCCCGATTATCTTCGCGGCCGAAATTGGTCCGAGATGGATATGGGGCAACTCTTCAGCGACGACGCTGTTTTTGACGCCGAAAAAGTGTGTGTGATCGGTCAAACGGTCGCAAGCGATCTGTTTGATGATGAGTATCCGATTGGTAAAGAGATTCGTGCGAACGGTGTCTCGCTTCGCGTGGTTGGCGTGCTGCAGGCCAAAGGCGGCGATGTGATCGGTAACGATCAAGACGACATCATGCTAGCGCCCTGGACCACTTTCAAATACCGCATCAACAGTCGGTCCAATTCCATCAGTCGCATGGCCACGTTTGAAGATCAAATGCCAAAGATGCAATTTGCATCGGTCAAACGATCGACTCGCAACGAACATCTAAGCCAAATCTATGTCCAGGCCTTGACGCCCGAGCATGTTCCCGAGGCACGCGAGCAGATCCGCCAAGTCCTCTCTCGCCGCCATGACGTCGATCCCGACGTCTTTCAAATTCAAGACATCACCGAGGTCTCGAGGGTGACCAAGCAAGTCGTCTCGGGGTTGTCGGCACTTGGATTGATCATCGCAGGTGTTTCGCTATTGGTCGGAGGCGTCGGGATCATGAACATCATGCTCGTCTCGGTCACCGAACGAACGCGAGAGATTGGTCTGCGTATGGCGGTCGGAGCGAATCGCAATGCGATCTTGAGGCAATTTTTGATCGAAGCGACGGTGTTGTGTTTGATCGGCGGGCTGTTTGGGATCGCGCTTGGTCACGCCAGTTCCACGATCATTGGTTGGATGATGGGGTGGCCGAATGAGATGTCGTTTTGGGCTCCGATCGTCGCCGTGGGAGTCGCTGCCAGCGTGGGGATCGTGTTCGGTTATTATCCCGCTCGCAAAGCTTCGATGCTCGATCCAATCGACGCACTTCGTTATGAATAG
- a CDS encoding efflux RND transporter periplasmic adaptor subunit, producing MVTGCVLVGLVAWRWISVSDQLPELRTVNVQRRDLVITVGTTGTIEPEEVVQVGPDVAGKIVQFGTDAGNPEKSIGVGSRVKKGTVLFELDPQQYEIALQKAKAAYRLAQADIARLQAQLEQARRTLERADRLRDTNAQSDYDEIVTANEMAAAQLAVGQAKLDQVAAEVNHAQISLSKTIVRSPIDGVVIDRRANLGQYVNIGHPGLFLLAKDLDQMRIRASVSESDIGKVRLGQPATFSVDAYRDHEMTGRVEEILLNARMHGNFVTYDVIVAIDPPDVELMPHMTADVEFEIIRRNQAWLVPTGALQWWPGAEQMEQAVATDSIVSSEDPNGPTEGESAYVWVPSENGKVRPLPVRVGIDDGVQTEVVGEGFEEALPVVVGEVKRTTLARIIPTAKTLR from the coding sequence TTGGTGACCGGATGTGTGCTGGTTGGGTTGGTCGCTTGGCGGTGGATAAGCGTAAGCGACCAGCTGCCTGAATTGCGAACGGTGAATGTCCAGCGACGCGACCTCGTGATTACGGTGGGCACGACGGGGACGATCGAACCGGAAGAAGTGGTGCAAGTGGGACCCGATGTCGCCGGGAAAATCGTGCAGTTTGGAACCGACGCCGGCAACCCCGAGAAATCGATCGGCGTGGGATCGCGGGTCAAAAAAGGCACCGTGCTGTTTGAACTCGATCCACAACAATACGAAATCGCATTACAGAAAGCCAAAGCGGCCTATCGTCTCGCCCAAGCGGACATCGCTCGCTTGCAGGCTCAACTCGAGCAGGCTCGCCGAACGCTCGAACGCGCGGATCGACTTCGAGACACGAATGCACAAAGCGACTATGACGAGATCGTGACGGCCAATGAAATGGCAGCGGCGCAGTTGGCGGTGGGCCAAGCCAAGCTTGATCAAGTTGCCGCCGAAGTGAACCATGCCCAAATCAGCTTGTCGAAAACGATCGTGCGCTCGCCGATTGATGGCGTGGTGATCGATCGACGAGCCAATCTTGGTCAGTACGTCAATATTGGTCATCCAGGCCTGTTTCTACTGGCCAAAGACCTCGACCAAATGAGGATCCGTGCGTCGGTCAGTGAAAGTGACATCGGCAAAGTTCGGTTGGGACAACCAGCGACCTTTTCCGTCGACGCCTATCGCGATCATGAGATGACAGGACGTGTCGAAGAGATTCTGCTCAACGCTCGCATGCATGGCAACTTTGTCACCTACGACGTGATCGTCGCGATTGATCCTCCCGATGTCGAACTGATGCCGCACATGACCGCGGATGTTGAATTTGAAATCATCCGGCGAAATCAAGCCTGGTTGGTACCCACCGGGGCGCTGCAGTGGTGGCCCGGTGCGGAACAAATGGAACAAGCCGTCGCCACAGATTCAATCGTGTCGAGCGAGGATCCAAATGGTCCAACCGAGGGCGAGTCTGCCTATGTGTGGGTGCCAAGCGAAAACGGAAAAGTGCGTCCTCTGCCTGTTCGAGTTGGTATCGATGACGGAGTGCAAACCGAGGTCGTCGGCGAAGGATTCGAAGAAGCGTTGCCGGTCGTGGTCGGTGAAGTGAAACGCACCACGCTAGCCCGAATCATTCCAACCGCAAAAACACTGCGTTAA
- a CDS encoding sulfotransferase yields MMHHPILVCGCPGSGTSLLAKMLRHSGVFLGADAGPINDRKFHESVSFRDANNRILSSTIDFPHSPKGVIQFRKHNERMSANLDTILRSIDAAAIQQRFWGAEDRDQPWGWKDPRNSATALVWKSHFPDLRILMLERQWRKSVATERANSLAGEWFRKQSCADIRHLYQNPVGIDRADIIYVDFDRLIASGDELNATLTALGLDHHRVENFQGFSAKVGLESPSQWVRANRA; encoded by the coding sequence ATGATGCACCACCCCATCCTCGTTTGTGGTTGTCCTGGATCGGGCACCAGTCTATTGGCAAAGATGCTCCGACACAGCGGTGTGTTTCTAGGCGCGGACGCGGGTCCGATAAATGATCGCAAGTTTCATGAATCGGTAAGTTTCCGAGACGCGAACAATCGAATCTTGTCCTCCACGATTGACTTTCCCCATTCGCCAAAGGGAGTCATACAATTTCGCAAACACAACGAACGAATGTCCGCCAATCTCGACACAATCCTGCGGTCGATCGATGCCGCAGCGATCCAGCAACGGTTCTGGGGTGCCGAAGACCGCGACCAGCCTTGGGGTTGGAAGGACCCTCGTAATTCGGCAACCGCTTTGGTTTGGAAATCGCATTTCCCGGATTTACGAATCCTGATGCTCGAGCGTCAATGGCGTAAGAGTGTCGCGACCGAGCGAGCGAATAGTCTTGCCGGCGAGTGGTTCCGCAAACAATCATGTGCCGACATCCGCCACCTGTACCAAAACCCGGTTGGCATTGATCGAGCGGACATCATCTACGTCGACTTTGATCGTTTAATCGCAAGCGGCGACGAGTTGAATGCAACACTCACGGCCCTCGGTTTGGATCATCACCGCGTCGAGAATTTCCAAGGTTTCTCAGCCAAAGTCGGTCTGGAATCTCCATCGCAGTGGGTCAGAGCGAATCGAGCTTAG